Genomic DNA from Lutibacter sp. A80:
GCTTTTGAATTTAAAACAACAATAATAAACCAATAAACATGAAAAAAACAGTATTTTTATTAAGTACAATCTTATTACTATCAGGTTGTTACAAAGATGATATTAACGATTTAAAAGATGACGTTAATGAACTACAAGAGCAAATGATTCAATATGAAACCTTGCTTAATGCATTAAGTGAAAGATTATATGTTGAAAGTTATGAAGCACAAGACGGAAGTTATGTAATTAATATGAGCGATGGTTCTCAACTTTCAGTTCGTAATACCTCTTCTTTTATAGAAATTGGAGATAATGGTAACTGGTGGATCGACGGTGTAGACTCTGGAGAGGTTGCAAAAGGAGAGACAGGAGAAGCTCCTGAAATAAAAATTGGTGATAATGGTAACTGGTTTATAGATAATGTAGATACGGGTGCTTCTGCCTCTGGACAAGACGGAAAAGACGCTTCAGATATAATATCTATTTCTTTAGCCAATGGTATTATGAGTTTTACCTTTGCTGATGGACGTACAATTAGTATAGAAGCAAGTGTTCCAGAAATAAAACTTATTGAACCAGTAGGAGGTATTGTTGTAGATCAGATGCAATGGTTACGTATTGCTCCAGAAGTAAGTTCTTCAAGTGAAGTAACTTACCAATGGTTGATTGATGATGAGGAAATTGCTACTACTAACGATTTATTACATGTATTTGCTAAAGAAGGAACTTTTTATTTAGAGTTTATAGCTAAAAATATGGTTGGTGAAAGTTCTAAAATAATTGCAGTAACTGTTGCGGCTAAAACTTATGAAAATAAAATAACTCAAGTTTTTGATTTTTTACCTGCTCCAGGACAGTTCACAAACTCTTTACCAGCTGCTACAGCTGAAGATACAGATGAAACAATGAGAGCTTTAGCAGAAAGTAAACTAACATCTGGAAGTATGATTAGCCTTGGTGGATTTGGTGGTTATGTAGAAATGGGATTTGATCATACAATTGTTAATAAAGAGGGTAATGATTTTGTAGTGTTAGGAAATGCTTTTTCTACTTGGGCAGAGCCAGGAATTATAATGGTATCATACGATGCTAATGCAAATGGAATAGCAGATGATGAATGGTACGAAATTGCGGGTTCTGAACACAATAAGGCAACTACAATTAAAAATTATGAGATCACTTATTACAAGCCAGAGGCTGAGCCTGAAAATGCAACTGAACCAAATTATATTAGATGGACAGATAACCAAGGAGAAGAAGGTTATATTGCTAAAAATGCTTTTCATCAACAAACATATTATCCAATGTGGAAAGGAGAAACTATTACTTTTAAAGGGACATATCTAAAATCTAACATTTATGATCAATCTGGATCTGGAACTTATTGGGTAAACCCAGCTTACGATTGGGGTTATGCAGATAATTGGAGTAATAATGATGAAAAAGCTCAAATAGATATTAGTTGGGCAGTTGATGATGAAGGTGAATTAGTAAATCTTAAAGGTATAGATTTTGTAAAAGTATACAGTGCAAACCAAGCTGCAGGTGGTTGGTTAGGAGAGGTTTCAACTGAAGTAACTGGATTTAAAGATTTAAATTTAGAATAAACAAGGAATTTGAAAATCTAATTTTGATGTTAATAAACTTGTAAAGTGTAAAATTAGAGCTACAAAAAATCCCGAACAAATTAAATTGTTCGGGATTTTTAAAATTAAAAAAAAATTAAAAACTTATTCTTGTTCTAAATATTTCTCCATTATTGTAATCGCTGATTCTGAAATAACAGTACCAGGACCAAATACGGCAGCTACTTTTCTTTCGAATAAGTAATCGTAGTCTTGCGCTGGAATAACTCCACCTGCAAATACCATAATATCAGGTCTGCCTAGTTTTTCTAATTCTTCAATTAATTGAGGAATTAATGTTTTATGACCCGCAGCTAAACTAGATGCTCCAACAAAGTGAACATCGTTTTCAATAGCTTGTTTTGCAACTTCTTCAGGAGTTTGGAATAAAGATCCCATATCCACATCAAAACCTAAATCAGCGAAACTAGATGCAACTACTTTTGCACCTCTATCG
This window encodes:
- a CDS encoding PL29 family lyase N-terminal domain-containing protein, which produces MKKTVFLLSTILLLSGCYKDDINDLKDDVNELQEQMIQYETLLNALSERLYVESYEAQDGSYVINMSDGSQLSVRNTSSFIEIGDNGNWWIDGVDSGEVAKGETGEAPEIKIGDNGNWFIDNVDTGASASGQDGKDASDIISISLANGIMSFTFADGRTISIEASVPEIKLIEPVGGIVVDQMQWLRIAPEVSSSSEVTYQWLIDDEEIATTNDLLHVFAKEGTFYLEFIAKNMVGESSKIIAVTVAAKTYENKITQVFDFLPAPGQFTNSLPAATAEDTDETMRALAESKLTSGSMISLGGFGGYVEMGFDHTIVNKEGNDFVVLGNAFSTWAEPGIIMVSYDANANGIADDEWYEIAGSEHNKATTIKNYEITYYKPEAEPENATEPNYIRWTDNQGEEGYIAKNAFHQQTYYPMWKGETITFKGTYLKSNIYDQSGSGTYWVNPAYDWGYADNWSNNDEKAQIDISWAVDDEGELVNLKGIDFVKVYSANQAAGGWLGEVSTEVTGFKDLNLE